A region of Chitinophaga horti DNA encodes the following proteins:
- a CDS encoding glycosyltransferase family 2 protein translates to MKLRSEPLVSLITLNYNQTGITCEFLESTKHLTYKNFETIVVDNASKEDPTAQIEAGNYPNVKVLLSKENLGFTGGNNFGMKHAKGDFVFIVNNDTEVTPDLLERLLAPFESDPTIGVTCPKIRYFSHPNVIQYAGFNPMNLFTGRQSAVGSNEEDQGQYNISGPTNCAHGAAMLVKREVLEKVGMFADKFFIYYEESDWSARIIRAGYKILYVADGLIYHKESITMGKESAIKAYYHTRNRILYMRRNTNPLQLISFTLFFSAFTFPKSVLKYTVRGQFKHLKSFLRGTFWNVTNSSYSPVS, encoded by the coding sequence ATGAAACTACGTTCAGAACCGTTAGTGTCGCTGATCACATTGAACTACAACCAAACGGGCATCACCTGCGAGTTCCTGGAGTCAACTAAACACCTGACTTACAAGAACTTTGAGACCATCGTTGTAGACAATGCCTCGAAAGAAGACCCAACGGCGCAGATCGAAGCGGGCAACTATCCCAATGTAAAGGTCCTGCTCAGCAAAGAAAATCTCGGTTTTACCGGCGGTAACAACTTTGGTATGAAACATGCCAAAGGCGACTTCGTGTTCATCGTGAACAACGACACCGAGGTAACCCCCGACTTGCTGGAGCGCCTGCTGGCCCCTTTCGAAAGCGATCCTACTATTGGCGTTACCTGCCCAAAGATCCGTTACTTCTCTCACCCTAATGTTATCCAGTATGCTGGCTTTAACCCGATGAACCTGTTTACAGGCAGGCAGTCGGCAGTAGGCAGCAACGAGGAAGACCAGGGACAGTACAACATTTCCGGTCCAACAAACTGCGCACACGGTGCAGCCATGCTGGTAAAAAGGGAAGTGCTGGAAAAAGTAGGTATGTTTGCTGATAAGTTCTTTATATATTACGAAGAATCTGACTGGTCGGCCAGGATCATCCGCGCCGGCTATAAAATATTATATGTGGCTGACGGGCTTATTTATCATAAAGAGTCTATCACCATGGGTAAGGAAAGTGCGATCAAAGCGTACTACCACACCCGCAACAGGATATTATACATGCGCCGGAACACCAATCCGCTGCAATTGATATCCTTCACGCTGTTCTTCTCTGCGTTTACTTTCCCGAAATCGGTGCTGAAGTACACAGTAAGAGGCCAGTTCAAACATTTAAAGTCATTCCTGAGAGGTACTTTCTGGAACGTGACAAACTCAAGTTATTCACCTGTTTCGTAA
- a CDS encoding sugar transferase, whose protein sequence is MLYNVPLHLQDQKRKPLATMISLPSDSLMRFALFIGDSSFQKHFFPRQEEETVIATTAVNARKVLKDKLQNSITPAYIICHLQQSAPELQGLLQFLQQNKHFRKIPFFLYTEGLSAGEKQQYARLGGIDDIITPATTAADFNMKLQFARKFRQLSTKADHAKKGNHPWYEGKDVNYLLKRLVDITAAGTALMALSPVLAVIAVAIKLESKGPIFYISKRAGSRYKVFKFYKFRTMCADADKKVQELSHLNQYDTAETEKGPVFFKLSNDPRVTKLGAFLRNTSLDELPQLLNVIKGDMSLVGNRPLPLYEAATLTTDQYAGRFNAPAGLTGLWQIKKRGQKEMSVNERIGLDIDYAEKYSFMYDMWIMAQTPKALIQKDNV, encoded by the coding sequence ATGCTTTATAACGTACCATTACACCTACAAGACCAGAAGAGGAAACCGCTGGCGACAATGATTTCCCTTCCGTCTGACAGCCTGATGAGGTTTGCGCTGTTTATCGGCGACAGCTCTTTTCAGAAACATTTCTTCCCCCGTCAGGAGGAAGAGACCGTGATTGCCACTACGGCGGTGAATGCAAGGAAAGTGTTGAAGGATAAGTTACAGAATAGCATCACCCCGGCATACATTATTTGCCACCTGCAGCAATCAGCACCTGAACTCCAGGGCCTGTTGCAGTTCCTGCAACAGAACAAGCATTTCCGTAAGATACCTTTCTTCCTGTATACAGAAGGTTTGTCTGCAGGCGAGAAACAACAATACGCGCGCCTGGGCGGCATCGATGATATCATCACACCTGCTACCACGGCTGCGGACTTCAACATGAAGCTGCAATTCGCCCGGAAGTTCAGGCAACTGAGCACCAAGGCCGACCATGCGAAAAAAGGGAACCATCCCTGGTATGAAGGAAAAGATGTTAACTATTTATTGAAACGCCTTGTAGACATCACTGCCGCCGGTACAGCGTTAATGGCGCTCAGCCCGGTACTTGCTGTCATAGCCGTTGCCATCAAATTAGAATCAAAAGGCCCCATCTTTTATATTTCCAAAAGGGCCGGCAGTCGCTACAAGGTGTTCAAATTTTATAAATTCCGTACCATGTGTGCGGATGCCGATAAAAAGGTACAGGAACTGAGCCACCTGAACCAGTACGACACAGCCGAAACAGAAAAAGGTCCGGTGTTCTTTAAACTGAGCAACGACCCACGCGTAACTAAACTCGGCGCCTTCCTGCGTAACACCAGCCTCGACGAATTGCCGCAGCTGCTGAACGTAATTAAGGGAGATATGTCGCTGGTTGGTAACAGGCCTTTACCTCTGTACGAAGCGGCTACCCTTACGACTGATCAGTATGCCGGTCGTTTCAATGCCCCGGCTGGTCTTACCGGCCTGTGGCAGATCAAGAAAAGAGGACAAAAAGAGATGAGCGTAAATGAGCGTATAGGTTTGGATATAGACTATGCCGAAAAATACTCTTTCATGTATGATATGTGGATCATGGCACAAACGCCGAAAGCCCTCATTCAGAAAGACAACGTTTAA
- a CDS encoding NAD-dependent epimerase/dehydratase family protein: protein MITSLVTGGAGFIGSHVVKHCLAAGHKVVVLDDLSGGFEDHIPEGAIFVQGSVVDDQLVTSLFAEYKFTYVYHLAAYAAEGLSHFIRRFNYNNNLIGSINLINESIKHKVKCFVFTSSIAVYGAGQLPMREDMVPQPEDPYGVSKYAVELDLKAAHEMFGLNYVVFRPHNVYGENQNIGDKYRNVIGIFMNQIMQGQQLTIFGDGEQTRAFSYIDDVAIPIAKSVDIPASYNQVFNIGADKPYTVNELAKVVSGYFGVEPNIKYLAARNEVVHAYSDHAKAHGVFGEGSGVTLAEGIAKMAAWAKVVGARKSKEFENIEIYEKLPQGWERKAPQTEAVPA from the coding sequence ATGATTACATCTTTAGTTACCGGAGGTGCCGGATTTATTGGATCTCACGTGGTAAAACATTGTTTGGCGGCTGGTCATAAAGTAGTAGTACTGGACGACCTGAGCGGTGGTTTTGAAGATCACATCCCCGAAGGCGCAATCTTCGTTCAGGGTTCTGTTGTAGACGATCAGCTGGTTACCAGCCTGTTCGCCGAATACAAATTCACTTACGTATATCACCTGGCGGCTTATGCAGCAGAAGGTCTGTCGCACTTCATCCGCAGGTTCAACTACAATAACAACCTCATTGGCAGCATCAACCTGATCAACGAGTCTATCAAACATAAAGTAAAATGTTTCGTGTTCACCTCTTCTATCGCGGTATATGGCGCAGGCCAGCTGCCAATGCGTGAAGATATGGTGCCCCAGCCGGAAGATCCATATGGTGTATCTAAATACGCGGTAGAATTGGACCTGAAAGCTGCCCACGAAATGTTCGGCCTGAACTACGTGGTATTCCGTCCGCACAACGTATACGGTGAAAACCAGAACATTGGCGATAAGTACCGTAACGTAATCGGCATTTTCATGAACCAGATCATGCAGGGCCAGCAGCTCACCATTTTCGGTGACGGCGAACAAACTCGTGCCTTCTCTTACATTGATGACGTAGCTATTCCGATCGCGAAGTCTGTTGACATCCCGGCTTCTTACAACCAGGTGTTCAACATCGGTGCGGATAAACCTTACACCGTAAACGAACTGGCGAAAGTGGTAAGCGGTTACTTTGGTGTTGAGCCGAACATCAAATACCTGGCTGCCCGTAACGAAGTGGTGCACGCTTATTCCGACCACGCTAAAGCACACGGCGTATTCGGCGAAGGCAGTGGTGTAACCCTGGCTGAAGGTATTGCCAAGATGGCTGCCTGGGCTAAAGTGGTAGGCGCCCGCAAGAGCAAAGAGTTTGAAAACATTGAGATTTACGAAAAACTGCCACAGGGCTGGGAGCGTAAAGCGCCGCAGACCGAAGCAGTGCCTGCATAA
- a CDS encoding response regulator produces the protein MKKTILIIDDSAPIRFLLESILGKQYRVFSAPDGLTAMMWLSKGNRPDLIITDIQMPNIDGWELVRYLNGNVLYDDIPVIVLTGSDTKETMGHDLEYKISDFLRKPFDPIKLLESVNKHIHAPADVVIA, from the coding sequence ATGAAAAAGACAATACTGATTATTGATGATAGCGCGCCGATCCGCTTTTTGCTGGAGTCCATACTGGGCAAGCAGTACAGGGTTTTCTCGGCACCGGATGGATTAACGGCGATGATGTGGCTTTCAAAAGGAAACAGGCCTGATTTGATTATCACAGATATTCAAATGCCAAATATAGATGGATGGGAACTGGTGAGATATCTGAATGGAAATGTGTTGTACGATGATATCCCTGTTATTGTCCTCACAGGTTCGGACACAAAGGAAACAATGGGGCACGATCTGGAGTATAAAATCTCCGACTTCCTGCGCAAACCATTCGATCCGATCAAGTTGCTCGAATCTGTCAATAAACATATACATGCGCCGGCCGATGTAGTAATAGCGTAA
- a CDS encoding glycosyltransferase family 4 protein: MATSKKIKVLQTIRQGLVGGGETHVLGLTEQLDKSRFEPVVLSFTDGPMITRLNEMGIKNYVIPSLKAFDIRQWQRVKALLKKEQIDLVHAHGSRAASNLLIPTKALGLPIVYTIHGWSFHDDQPFVQKKVRVMSERFITNRVNHNISVSASNQSTGVTHFGKFSSTVINNGIDPIKFNPEGIYPDIRQELGIPAHHTLISYIARITIQKDPLTMIRGFAGALKEAKDMTLLVVGDGELKDEMMDAARELGIMDNIVYQPFRADVPAILHASDIYCLPSLWEGLPIGLLEAMAMGKAVIATNVDGSREIVKHLENGWLMEPRNAELLSNAIVKLHTEKFFRAMLQKNAVKTILDRYSIYSMTRKIEALYEQVLNAPK, encoded by the coding sequence ATGGCTACAAGTAAAAAAATAAAAGTTTTACAGACCATCCGTCAGGGTTTGGTAGGCGGGGGAGAAACGCACGTACTGGGGCTTACAGAGCAACTGGACAAATCACGTTTCGAACCGGTTGTACTATCCTTCACGGATGGTCCCATGATTACCCGGCTGAACGAAATGGGCATCAAAAATTATGTGATCCCATCGCTTAAAGCTTTTGACATCCGCCAGTGGCAACGGGTGAAGGCCCTGCTTAAAAAAGAGCAGATCGACCTCGTACATGCCCACGGATCAAGAGCGGCCAGTAATCTGCTGATTCCTACCAAGGCATTAGGTCTACCCATCGTTTATACTATTCACGGCTGGTCATTTCACGATGATCAGCCATTCGTGCAGAAGAAGGTGCGTGTCATGTCCGAGCGGTTTATCACTAACAGGGTAAATCATAATATCTCGGTATCGGCATCTAACCAAAGCACCGGTGTTACGCACTTCGGTAAGTTCAGCTCTACGGTGATCAACAATGGTATCGATCCGATTAAGTTCAATCCTGAAGGCATCTACCCGGATATCCGCCAGGAGCTGGGCATTCCGGCGCACCATACGTTGATCAGCTACATCGCACGTATTACCATTCAGAAAGATCCGCTTACGATGATCCGCGGCTTTGCCGGCGCATTAAAGGAAGCAAAGGATATGACGCTGCTCGTAGTAGGAGATGGGGAACTGAAAGACGAAATGATGGACGCCGCCAGGGAACTGGGTATCATGGATAATATCGTGTACCAGCCTTTCAGGGCCGACGTACCGGCCATCCTGCATGCCAGCGATATCTATTGCCTGCCGTCTCTTTGGGAAGGCCTGCCGATCGGACTGCTGGAAGCGATGGCCATGGGTAAGGCGGTTATCGCCACTAACGTGGACGGCTCCAGGGAAATTGTAAAACATCTCGAAAATGGCTGGCTGATGGAACCGCGTAACGCGGAGCTGCTCTCCAACGCCATCGTGAAATTGCACACAGAAAAGTTCTTCCGCGCGATGCTGCAAAAGAACGCTGTAAAAACGATCCTCGATCGCTACAGCATTTACAGCATGACGCGAAAAATTGAAGCCCTGTACGAACAGGTGCTCAATGCCCCAAAATAA